The following are encoded together in the Dysgonomonadaceae bacterium PH5-43 genome:
- a CDS encoding hypothetical protein (product_source=Hypo-rule applied; cleavage_site_network=SignalP-noTM; pfam=PF12836; superfamily=47781,56219) — MRYVLLFLLSLIVCNIQAQFVNDIYENEESESDVDNLIEELSYISENPYNLHTVTKEQLERLPFLSDLQIENILYYIYKYAPLVSIYELKNVEGLDMQTIFYLIPYVYVGDTNEEKKYIDNLKYSKQTFILRTNRSLQKSEDDYLGNPYYLNFRYNLNVQDKIQFGITGEKDAGETFSKHYPYGFDYYTYNLVVKDLGFVNELHVGNYRLSFGEGLLLNNNFSVGKSNSINNIALSGKGIKRHLSNNESEYFSGIATKLTYKDIHIYLFYSNKEQDANTNDSVIYSFKTDGLHRTYNDLLKKNAAEIKTIGKHISFNKDNLRLGVTAVYYSFGGKKLNPELKPHNVYSLRGDKHYNIGVNYFYRYKRISLVGETAIDKSGGIATLNNLHLEPTSFLKWFISFRHYDKRYNALFGKTISESSLQGETGLLTGFKLPLFKTWEIMGYFDYFSFPYLRYNVNVPSTGNEVSLSLKRFSKKSQLSFDYRNKSKYKDITPYYSNKLRGQFDYVLSKNFNCKSQLHYNKYTQNNKQSDAWSVTQAIAYTNNKSTVKVDVGIAYFKAKDWDTRICIYEKNVLYAAGFHNYYGEGLRCFAVAKWQVFSPLTVYFKFANSYFVDKADKTDMYLLVKYNF; from the coding sequence ATGAGGTATGTTTTATTATTCTTACTAAGTCTTATTGTTTGCAATATACAAGCACAGTTCGTTAATGATATTTACGAAAACGAAGAGTCGGAGTCTGATGTTGATAATCTTATCGAAGAACTTTCTTATATCTCCGAAAACCCATATAACTTACATACTGTAACTAAAGAACAATTAGAAAGGCTTCCGTTTTTAAGCGATTTGCAGATAGAAAATATCTTATACTATATTTATAAGTATGCTCCTTTGGTTAGTATTTACGAATTGAAGAATGTAGAAGGTTTAGATATGCAAACTATATTTTACCTTATACCGTATGTTTATGTTGGTGATACTAATGAAGAGAAAAAATACATCGACAACTTAAAGTACAGCAAACAAACATTTATATTGAGAACCAATCGCAGTTTACAAAAGAGTGAAGATGATTATTTGGGCAATCCTTATTATCTAAACTTTCGTTACAACTTAAATGTTCAAGACAAAATACAGTTCGGAATTACAGGAGAGAAAGATGCTGGTGAAACTTTCTCTAAGCACTATCCCTATGGTTTCGATTATTACACATACAATCTTGTAGTAAAAGATTTAGGCTTTGTAAACGAGCTTCACGTAGGTAATTACCGATTATCTTTTGGCGAAGGCTTACTTCTTAATAATAACTTTTCTGTTGGGAAGTCTAATTCTATCAATAATATAGCTTTGTCGGGTAAGGGGATTAAGCGACACCTCTCTAATAATGAGAGCGAATATTTTAGTGGAATAGCAACTAAGTTAACATACAAAGATATTCATATTTACTTATTCTATTCTAATAAAGAGCAAGACGCAAATACTAATGATTCTGTTATTTATTCTTTTAAGACAGACGGACTACATCGCACATATAATGACTTGCTTAAAAAGAATGCTGCCGAAATAAAAACCATAGGCAAACATATATCCTTTAATAAAGATAACTTAAGACTGGGTGTAACTGCGGTTTATTATTCTTTTGGAGGTAAAAAGCTAAATCCAGAACTTAAACCTCATAATGTCTATTCTCTTAGAGGAGATAAACATTATAATATAGGAGTAAATTACTTTTATAGATACAAAAGAATATCTTTAGTAGGAGAGACCGCGATAGATAAATCGGGAGGAATAGCAACTCTAAACAACTTACACTTAGAACCAACTTCTTTTCTTAAATGGTTTATTTCGTTTAGGCATTACGATAAACGATACAATGCTTTGTTTGGTAAAACTATAAGCGAATCGTCGTTGCAAGGAGAAACAGGTTTACTTACAGGCTTTAAGTTACCGTTGTTTAAGACTTGGGAGATTATGGGTTACTTCGATTACTTTTCTTTTCCATACTTAAGATATAATGTAAATGTTCCTTCTACTGGCAACGAAGTATCTTTATCGCTTAAGCGTTTTAGTAAGAAGTCGCAATTAAGTTTCGATTATAGGAATAAATCTAAATATAAAGATATTACACCTTATTACTCGAATAAACTAAGAGGTCAGTTCGACTATGTTTTAAGTAAGAACTTTAATTGTAAATCGCAACTTCACTACAACAAATACACACAAAACAATAAACAATCTGATGCTTGGAGTGTAACGCAGGCAATAGCTTACACAAACAATAAGTCGACAGTAAAAGTTGATGTTGGTATTGCTTATTTCAAAGCTAAAGATTGGGATACTCGTATTTGTATTTATGAGAAGAATGTGCTTTATGCTGCAGGTTTTCATAATTATTATGGAGAGGGATTGAGATGTTTTGCTGTTGCTAAGTGGCAGGTCTTTTCGCCGCTCACGGTTTATTTTAAGTTTGCTAATTCTTATTTTGTAGATAAAGCTGATAAGACAGATATGTATCTGCTTGTTAAATATAATTTCTGA